A stretch of DNA from Cryptomeria japonica chromosome 4, Sugi_1.0, whole genome shotgun sequence:
atgtttaatcataatacatttcaacaattgaatttaaattgtagtgaattaccttttgtcgtttgggtgtccgagaggatatctttttctgccttggagtgctagaggatggctttctcacacgagatgtcctcaaggcaggtggggtaaactaacggaaaaaaaattaacataagggaaaagagcatgtatttaatatatcacttaagtcaaaaatatataaatctaaatggtaccgcatagctatcttggccaaagtcaatggccaaaagtgtgatatcatcaagttgggacatctcagccattgataagccctacaaaataccaagtaatgatatatataattaccaaaagatattttgaaaccaatgcattattatatttttaacaaatttacaaatctttacctctagtggcgaaactactcgtgaccgtggagtCGATTGAAcaatatgtggtgtactcccaccacctattgcaccctgtaatgcattttatttatatgtcactttaaattgttataaaaataaaaattcatttctttttataagatttaatcacttaattgataacatgtcataaacataattaaacgcacctgtgcccgatagagagggtacaacatattgagcagttcgtcggtgagggccacatcctctatagtggaagcatggcatctactcctgcaacatgtacacgaatgagatgtcaaaccatcctcatTTGCGtaagtgtctacaccagaacatacaccctggcaggtggggcacatatgttgaatgggttggctcatgccaaatgatgcatgaggtgttgctgatgaaggaggtgtcgttGAGGAAGGAGgtgctgctgatgaaggaggtgtcactaaTGAAGGAGGTGCTGCaagtgttggtacatcctctgctcaGACCAGCtgtgtgccatgttgaacaatgacatcagtcaatgatgcagctgcctgaagagtctgtaattccatagtcTCCTTCAAgaatatagggacagtgacatgaaccatgggtttaggagctatacgcctcctatgttgtgggtctaccaccctatgggcccaaGGTCTATCCtgcgcagagcctctccctctaccctgaaattgtcagatgtcaaagtaattcggcttctcgctGAGGAtgaactcacaatacaactttctcaaaaaatatagaggcacctcccaattattataaggtggttggtcaaagaccatataccacctatcccaaaaagcttctttcaacctagcatgaacacaccaatgtataggaaaccgagtcATATTTAGTTATAGGTTGTTACTAGTAACAGGattggtgaaaagagcacatatgtcagctttacctatgccccttttcttcacttgatcatatgacaacccatccgcataaaatgttccacatctatccctccatgaaccccatttcgtaacctccctagatacctcatttgcactattagccattgtttttagtgttttggcaagggttgagtggtgctcaagcctagaggtcctcaacctattcaccaatatagaaatttgggcactattttgtgtaaggtgattgatgagatcctcttgtgtggcatctacatgatctaatggaggatgtggagggtttcggggtggtgTTGGTTGTTGAGTAGCAACATTTTCAGGATTTTGaaggttttcttgttgctcttgtacaatgttaacagggttttcttgtattgcttgtgcaggaggaggtctttgttgtctatttcatttttggggattgcttgaagaatctgacatcaaattaataaaaacaaaacttaaatcaattaaaaaaccctactttaattaaaatgcaaacaaaaataatcaaacaaatcaaatcttacctattcgacggggtgccattgttgaaaattgctctcaatgttgggaaaatccaaaatagtcGCAAACCCGTGCGGGTTCTATGTTTTTTTTGCTTCTCCTTGCTCCTGTTCCACGGGTTTTggcgttgaaaatggccaaaacctgtggcctacacaaaaaaaaatatgtttctcaaaactcgtacgggttttgagaaacttttaatttttgggttttgaggaacttttggttttttaaattgttttttctctaggcttggtgttaccaagcctagcacatttttgagtTTTTAGGACCCGCACAGGTTATGAAAAATTTGGATTTTTTTGGGCacgtggccacttttctgttcaccatcttggtgcacttacccaaaatATAGattgattaaataaaaaataaataactaattttaaatttttatatatttttttacaatagcaaatttcaaaattaaaaccaAATACGCATTCATCGTCTCGTACACCAGTTATTTGAGCCTCCATATATGTCCACAATCTATCTGATCCCCTCTAAAGAATTTCAATTTTGCAGGCCACTTTCACATTTAGGAccgctaggggaagagcaccagtagttgagcatgtaccaattgttgtgagggttgttgataccttttattccaaaaattgaacaaataaaatctattgtttgaaacataaaatatcaatttttgttaggaaatgtatcaatacttattaggaaatgtaccaatagttgttaggaaatgtactaatattgtaaaaagtaaccaatcaagtGATGTCATATccgctgcacaactattggggcctcttttgcatgcctattggtctcactttttttttgggttgttttggacaccttggcaaaaagcatgttgatgtggcaccatacttgatgatgtggtgctgaaagcttagttataagcaggggacttaccaaataagctattgtaaaaaatggaagtgatttgaaatttctacgTAAGATTTTGAaaagcgcaaagttagggtgctcaactactggtgctcttcccctgaTTGAATTGGGCAAATCTTGTCATGTGATAAGCAATGTTTGCTTGTGGGAGTGGTGTACCCTTTCTGTTAAAAGAGGTTTGAACTTAAAAAATTCAATTAAGAGTAACCATGGATACTTACTAGGAGTGGTATATCTCATGGCACTAGGTTGACAAATTGTGTCATGTGATAAGCGATGTTTTGCGTGTGGGAGTGAAATATCTCACtagcattttttcaaaaataatGCATAGAACTTTCGACACTCGACAAATTCTTGACTGACGCCTTGTGAACATTAAAAAATCATGCATTGAATGCACAAGTTTTCTTCTGACGAAGTCTCCTCGGGGCTAAAAAGTCCAGTGGTAGTTACGCAGACATGATGTACGGTTTCTATCATTGAAGCGCCTCTGTTAGCTGAGTAATTTCAACCGTGAAAATTTATGATTACCTACGTCTGCCACTTTCCCTTTTCTTCGAGCGTTTACTGACCCAGGACTTTTGGTCAAGTGAAGGAAAACCACAGGCGCCTTCGCAAATCGACCCTaagacaaaaaattaaaatttatgatCTTGCTGTGTTGAGGCCTCGCAGATCAAAGTCCAATGTAATTGTAGGAGTAATCCCAATTAAGAAGAAGATGAGCCGTGATTCCATTCTTATTTTGATATTTCTATTGAGTTCTTGTTGGGTCATTTGTGAGTGCTGATGGTCTAACTGCAACAATGAAACAACTTATTCTTACGGCGACACATATTCCAGAAACCTGAACCAAGTTATCAATGATCTGTATCCCAACACATCTGATATTCCAGAGTTTAGTACCTCTTCACATGGTGATTATCCCAACACCGTCTATGGCCTTTTGCAATGTGTCGGGAATATATCAGCAGAAAAGTGTTCCGATTGTTGGAAGAATGCAAGTAAAACCGTTAGTGAACACTGTGGCAATGCCAAAGATGGGCGAGTATGGATGGATACTGTTTCTTGCGTTATGACAACAATGATTTCTTTTCGGATCTAGATATCGCTGTGATTTCCTTTCCCAATGAAAGTCATATCACTAGCAATTTAGAGGCTTACAAGGACACAGTAACTAGGCTTCTGAAGAGTACTCTGTCTGAGAAAGCCTACGAGCCTGCAAATAGGGGCTTCGCTATGGGATCGGCTAACTACACCAGCACCGGAGAAGTCTACGGTCTACTCCAGTGTTGGAGAACTATGGAGAGCGATGATTGCAAGAAGTGCTTCTTGTATGCGAGGAACCAGGCACACAGTTGTTGCTCAAACCGAAAAGGAGCTCAAGTTCTGTCCACAAGCTGCAAGATAAGATATGAGATATACCCCTTTTTTGGCTCTGCAGAGTCGATGTTACCTTTGGAATCAAACAATCCAACAACTCCTTCACCTCCCACATCTACCACAGAATCACATAGTTCTGGTAACTTATTTAATTAACTTATGAGACAATATCTAAGATTATGCAGGTGTCATTTGTCTTCTGTTATACTCCTGAATTTTTTTGGTAGGTTTTCATGGGGATAGATAGTGCAAGGGATCCCGAGTGCCACAGTTCAAATGACTAACAATGAAGATCTTCTCTGCAGGAAAGTCCTCGGTAACGTTGCCTATAATATTGGGGCTCGTGGGGGCCCTGATTCTGGTGTTTCCTATTTGCGTGATTGCAATGAGAAAAAGAATGGCATCTACTATTTCTGGGAGGGAAATAACTTTAGTTACCCACAACGAAGGTGTTCcattaaaaaaaatttctttgttatTTAAACTTCTCTTTTTCTGATTAAAATGCAATATTTAATCCTCTATGCCTACCCACTTGTTTACAGAGAGGCGAGGATATTCTCCTGAAGCCAGATTAATTATGCAGGAGAAACATTTTGTGTTCAGTTTAGAAGAACTTGCAGAATCCACACAAAATTTTGATGAGAATAAGAAGCTTGGAGTGGGAGGTTTTGGTGTCGTCTACAAGGTGGGCTTGTATTCCGTTCCTTAACAGAAAGAGTTCATTTAAAGAAGCATCTGCTGTTGATAACTGAtgttgctctagcatgcagctagattaatttagtttatagttttttgtttattcatgcaaataaagcatgtactccaacatgcattaatccttaggactatttttagttttgctttttgcatgagtttgtttttagtaaataaagcattctgtgcatgcacttattgtattcttaatttagggagtagtttgtttttttagtttgagagtctTAGTacctttccatgcaatgctaggaatatatttagaactgcagttattattaattcttttaggctgcaaattctttatatatacagcctctatgtaattttttaattaagcttcagtAAAtatattggtgtgtgcaattccaaaaaaaacAAGGCAGTTtgtttttattctgaattgtgatttctttttgcaatttcttctttttgttgttattgtttgctaatcagttggtttagagaggataggtcaggttca
This window harbors:
- the LOC131050756 gene encoding cysteine-rich receptor-like protein kinase 25, with protein sequence MDGYCFLRYDNNDFFSDLDIAVISFPNESHITSNLEAYKDTVTRLLKSTLSEKAYEPANRGFAMGSANYTSTGEVYGLLQCWRTMESDDCKKCFLYARNQAHSCCSNRKGAQVLSTSCKIRYEIYPFFGSAESMLPLESNNPTTPSPPTSTTESHSSGKSSVTLPIILGLVGALILVFPICVIAMRKRMASTISGREITLVTHNEERRGYSPEARLIMQEKHFVFSLEELAESTQNFDENKKLGVGGFGVVYKGTSRDGKEIAVKKLSARSTQGKKELMNEVKLLANVQHRNLVKLLGCCVEGEEMLLVYEYFPKKSLDTFLFDPEKRRELSWQKRYNIIIGIAYGLLYLHEDSQLKIIHRDIKANNILLDEKLNAKIADFGLARLFVGDETHVNTKAAGT